In one Populus nigra chromosome 12, ddPopNigr1.1, whole genome shotgun sequence genomic region, the following are encoded:
- the LOC133668979 gene encoding uncharacterized protein LOC133668979 isoform X1, producing MNPYEHKHLRFTCQASIVDFDFPNGWWYPSCPKCNKKLSGGEQNYTCMDHDAITSLPVPWFRLECIVTDGEDVTNFLLFGKTAENFFGSSAHHYVYDKKFIDPSVLPPAMAAKLNKSMIFQLRFGAFRSITNRCEVIITNIFDDTTNKSIHPLETPTPEPKSSATSKTSTPLSSMKQVLIAPSTPQNTVTQLSIAPNSLETPPQNISPNKETSINSEARRALDFEAATQQLSPEDEHEKAIEVQGNLGNIATSDTFDHSLPPSKKQRTTSSSSSKDMHNG from the exons ATGAATCCTTATGAGCACaag CATCTAAGATTCACCTGTCAAGCTTCGATTGTTGACTTTGATTTCCCCAATGGCTGGTGGTATCCAAGCTGTCCAAAATGCAACAAAAAACTTAGTGGGGGCGAACAAAATTACACGTGCATGGATCATGATGCTATCACCTCTCTTCCAGTTCCATG gTTTCGCTTAGAATGCATTGTTACCGATGGAGAAGATGTCACTAATTTTCTTCTATTTGGGAAAACTGCGGAGAACTTTTTTGGATCATCAGCCCACCATTATGtctatgataaaaaatttattgatccCTCAGTTCTTCCTCCTGCCATGGCAGCAAAGTTGAACAAAAGCATGATTTTTCAGCTTCGATTTGGTGCTTTCAGATCCATCACCAACAGATGTGAGGTTatcattactaatatttttGACGACACCACAAATAAGAGCATCCATCCTTTAGAAACACCAACTCCAGAACCTAAATCATCTGCTACATCCAAGACATCTACTCCATTAAGCTCTATGAAACAGGTTCTCATAGCTCCATCAACTCCACAAAATACTGTCACACAACTCAGCATTGCTCCTAATTCCTTGGAGACACCACCTCAGAACATATCACCAAACAAGGAAACAAGCATAAACAGTGAAGCACGACGTGCACTTGATTTTGAAGCTGCAACACAACAACTTAG TCCTGAAGATGAGCATGAAAAAGCAATTGAAGTCCAAGGAAACTTGGGAAACATAGCTACATCCGACACATTTGATCACTCACTTCCACCTTCGAAAAAACAACGGACAACATCCTCATCATCTTCAAAG GATATGCATAATGGATGA
- the LOC133670013 gene encoding G-type lectin S-receptor-like serine/threonine-protein kinase At1g34300: protein MKLQDLVPFLCIFFTITTAQTTIQPGTTLSASNPNQTWSSPSSTFYIGFSQVDSSSSYTLTINYNGGVPIWTAGNSTTTVDSEGSFQFLSSGNLRLLNGSGATVWDSNTAGLGVTTASLDEIGNLVLKNGTLPVWSSFDNPSDTIVPNQTLRVDQVLRSGSYSFRFLSSGNLTLKWNDSIEYWNQGNASINANLTSPTLGLQPTGMLSIFSAAFTSGPHIVAYSSDYGDVGTRLRFLKLDEDGNFKMYSTDIGSKTANMVWSALTDQCEVFGYCGNMGICSYNESSSSPICACPSENFEPVDVNDSRQGCKRKAEIDSCPGNATMLEIDHAKFLTYEPELSSQIYYMGISACRSNCLSQGSACIASTSLSDGTGHCYAKPPGFISGYRNPALPSTSYVKVCGPALPNPPPGVLTVEKSRSGRFRFWVVCVAVVITLLGLIALESGLWWWCCRNSPKFDSLSAQYALLEYASGAPVQFSYKELQRSTKEFKEKLGAGGFGAVYKGVLANKEVVAVKQLEGIEQGEKQFRMEVATISSTHHLNLVRLIGFCSEGRHRLLVYEFMKNGSLDNFLFTTEEQSGRLLNWEQRFNIALGTAKGITYLHEECRDCIVHCDIKPENILLDENYKAKVSDFGLAKLINAKDHRYRTLTSVRGTRGYLAPEWLANLPITSKSDIYSYGMVLLEIVSGRRNFEVSAVTNRKKFSVWAHEEFEKGNVNAILDQRLTDQDVDMEQVTRAIQVSFWCIQEQPSQRPMMGKVVQMLEGIAEIERPPAPKAITESSTSGTSIMSSNVSALSTFAASAPAPSSSSSYQTMGVSPLASGRNIERASSSLLHSDPN from the coding sequence atgaAACTCCAAGATCTTGTCCCTTTTCTGTGTATCTTCTTCACTATCACAACAGCGCAGACAACAATCCAACCAGGCACCACTCTCTCTGCTTCAAACCCAAACCAAACCTGGTCTTCACCAAGCAGTACTTTCTATATAGGGTTTTCCCAAGTGGATTCATCTTCGTCTTACACCTTAACCATCAACTACAACGGCGGTGTCCCAATTTGGACAGCAGGCAACTCTACTACCACGGTGGATTCAGAGGGGTCCTTTCAATTCCTGTCCTCCGGCAACCTCCGCCTCCTCAACGGCTCTGGCGCCACTGTCTGGGACTCCAACACTGCTGGACTCGGTGTCACCACTGCTTCACTTGATGAAATTGGTAATTTAGTGTTAAAGAATGGAACTTTACCTGTTTGGTCATCTTTTGATAACCCCTCTGATACCATAGTACCCAATCAGACTCTTCGTGTTGATCAAGTTTTAAGATCTGGGTCTTATTCATTTAGGTTTCTTAGTTCAGGAAATCTAACTTTGAAATGGAATGATAGTATAGAGTATTGGAATCAAGGTAATGCTTCTATTAATGCTAATTTGACATCGCCTACTTTGGGGTTGCAACCAACTGGGATGTTGTCAATTTTTTCTGCTGCTTTTACAAGCGGGCCACATATTGTGGCTTATAGTAGTGATTACGGTGATGTGGGTACAAGGTTGAGGTTTCTGAAGTTGGATGAAGATGGGAACTTTAAGATGTATAGTACTGATATAGGTAGTAAAACTGCAAATATGGTATGGTCAGCTTTGACTGACCAATGTGAGGTTTTTGGTTATTGTGGGAATATGGGAATTTGTAGTTATAATGAGTCGAGTTCGAGTCCAATTTGTGCTTGTCCATCTGAGAATTTTGAGCCTGTCGATGTGAATGATAGTAGACAAGGTTGTAAAAGAAAAGCTGAGATTGATAGTTGTCCGGGGAATGCTACTATGTTGGAGATAGATCATGCAAAATTCTTGACTTATGAGCCTGAGTTGTCTTCTCAGATTTACTACATGGGAATATCAGCTTGCAGGTCGAATTGTCTTTCTCAAGGTTCAGCTTGTATTGCTTCTACATCTTTGTCTGATGGAACTGGGCATTGCTACGCAAAACCTCCGGGCTTTATCAGTGGCTATCGGAATCCAGCACTTCCCAGTACTTCGTATGTGAAAGTTTGTGGGCCAGCGCTACCAAACCCTCCACCTGGTGTGCTGACTGTGGAGAAAAGCAGAAGTGGGAGATTTCGCTTCTGGGTTGTTTGTGTTGCTGTTGTGATTACCCTTTTGGGTTTGATTGCCTTGGAGAGTGGTCTGTGGTGGTGGTGTTGTAGAAACAGTCCCAAGTTTGACAGTTTGTCAGCTCAGTATGCACTACTGGAGTATGCATCTGGTGCTCCAGTGCAGTTCTCGTATAAAGAGCTGCAGCGCTCAACAAAAGAGTTTAAAGAGAAGCTTGGAGCAGGAGGGTTTGGAGCTGTTTATAAAGGGGTTCTTGCTAACAAAGAAGTTGTTGCAGTGAAGCAACTTGAGGGAATTGAGCAGGGTGAGAAACAGTTCAGGATGGAGGTTGCAACTATTAGTAGCACTCACCATTTGAATTTGGTTAGATTGATTGGTTTTTGCTCCGAGGGTCGGCATAGGCTGCTGGTTTATGAGTTCATGAAAAATGGGTCTCTTGATAATTTCCTTTTCACTACAGAAGAGCAGTCAGGAAGATTGTTGAATTGGGAGCAGAGGTTTAACATCGCCCTTGGAACTGCAAAAGGAATCACTTATCTTCACGAGGAATGTCGAGACTGCATTGTCCACTGTGACATAAAGCCAGAAAACATTCTTTTGGATGAGAACTATAAGGCCAAGGTGTCTGATTTTGGTCTTGCAAAGCTCATAAATGCCAAGGATCACAGATATAGGACACTGACCAGTGTTAGAGGAACAAGAGGATACTTGGCACCAGAATGGCTTGCAAATCTTCCAATAACTTCCAAATCGGATATCTACAGTTATGGGATGGTTTTGTTGGAGATAGTGAGTGGCAGAAGGAATTTTGAAGTCTCAGCAGTAACAAACCGTAAAAAGTTCTCTGTTTGGGCTCATGAAGAGTTCGAGAAGGGAAATGTTAATGCAATTTTGGACCAAAGGCTTACAGACCAAGATGTAGATATGGAGCAAGTGACAAGGGCAATTCAAGTGAGCTTTTGGTGCATCCAGGAGCAGCCATCTCAGAGGCCAATGATGGGAAAAGTGGTGCAGATGCTGGAGGGAATTGCTGAGATTGAGAGACCACCAGCACCAAAGGCAATAACAGAAAGTTCTACCAGTGGAACAAGCATAATGAGCAGCAATGTCAGTGCTCTCTCAACTTTTGCAGCATCAGCTCCAGCTCCCTCATCTTCCTCATCATATCAGACTATGGGAGTTTCGCCTTTAGCTTCAGGTAGAAATATAGAGAGGGCATCTTCATCACTGTTGCATTCAGACCCAAACTGA
- the LOC133669015 gene encoding uncharacterized protein LOC133669015 yields the protein MTSDRQRLQPFHDVGPGVSSPYNSTIHIYSEGNLSDKNFSFTQATPYNSDHLTNDHLLLHTTDDGASCSTSLQGNYSISNNNTSLSIASTSQAHVAYGFPFDENVNNNTCFETNTTHGPIAYQSLLLGQSEYQKKRKRETCEYVDFGDKTFTCRHCNALFWLQERLARSSKKNPSFSLCCLNGRVSLPAMQPTPSILDFLLDPSNGSASKKFRDNIRAYNSMFAFTSMGAKIDTSVNDQPAPYVFKISGHCHHLMGSLLPVDGESPKFAQLYVFDTAHEVANRLLPFTKDSKSSSLDENIVVDLLRMLDETNELAKLFRKARDKTQNIHSVDYKLRLLGKRNHDSRQYDDPTSNDIGGLVVGDIGDFFSERDIIIECFSGSLKRISKLHPKFMALQYPLLFPYGEDGYSCNIMFVDHGHEKTRKRSRVPMRAYYAYLINERPGCDNTIIKGGRLYQQFLVDAFVNVEEDRLDYIRANQKDLRTEVYKGIHEAVLNGDVEGFSAGKIIVPSSLTGSPRYMINNYQDAMAICRAYGNPDLFITFTCNVNWPEIRRELTKGRIYKHEDKPDIITRVFRSKVIDMLAFIKSGKPFGQIIADVCAIEFQKRGLPHTHILIWLHSNFKCRTPEDVDSIVSAEIPNKFTDPKCYEIVSRFMIHGPCGLANPKSQCMNEGICSKRFPKKFKTQTVFDDNGFVYYRRRDLKDNFVIKNGIQLNNRYVVPYNRELLLRYNAHINIEICCQSMLIKYLFKYVSKGSDRCRVVVEKDHADEIHAYMNCRFICPYEAVWRLLQFPIHSRSPPVERLQIHLPLHQNVVYSGNESLPSVLQKPGIEKTMLTEWFTRNRIDHEARQLYYSEFPHKYIWDPGKKEWIPRSKGFSLGRLTYVHPASGELYFLRLLLNHVRGALSFDYLKNVSGVVHPTFQLACKTLGLLGDDKEWEDVFCEAMATATSPQIRNLFVSVVLFCDVADPEVLFNKFWRSMYDDIITRFKSSFAMPNLKLFDDELKNYVLYELELLFNVAGTSLEKHKLPMPDGRLLSEIKNKLLREELNYDIADLICQHSSAFPQLNQCQLNVYDCVVKSILEKRQELIFVHGHGGTGKTFLWHTIINRLRSDGLIVLAVASSGIASLLLPGGRTAHSRFKIPLTVSDTSSCEIKKKTDLARLLEMTSLIVWDEAPMNNRCCFEALDRSLRDVLANGNDLPNDKPFGGKSILLGGDFRQILPVIPGGTKEDIVHASLCSSVLWSKFKVLTLTENMRLSSNGLSNDQKKELAIFANWILAIGDGTQHDALFPDDSDASMIKIPQDLLLEPGSNPILAIVSAVYPSIRDINIDPCYFRERAIVTPRNATVFEINDFILNMLPGMKRIYLSTDIVCKTSSDGDNAEILYPVEFINQLEFNGVPSHTISLRIGTPIMLLRNLNLSAGLCNGTRLIVTQLAERVIEAQIITGSFIGNRVFIPRIVFPINDPKCPFTIKRRQFPIRPCYAMTINKSQGQSLKVVGVFLKDQVFTHGQLYVALSRVTSRHGLKIVTCDAEGNHSIYVKNIVYKDVLRSLSVS from the exons GGAAACATGCGAGTATGTTGACTTTGGTGATAAGACTTTTACATGTCGCCATTGTAATGCGCTTTTTTGGCTCCAAGAACGTCTTGCACGTTCATCCAAAAAGAATCCATCTTTCTCACTTTGTTGCCTTAATGGTCGAGTTTCCCTTCCAGCTATGCAACCAACTCCTTcaattcttgattttcttcttgatCCCAGCAATGGCTCTGCCTCAAAAAAATTTCGGGACAATATACGAGCTTATAACTCTATGTTTGCTTTCACTTCAATGGGCGCAAAGATTGATACTTCTGTTAATGATCAACCAGCTCCATATGTGTTCAAGATAAGCGGTCATTGTCATCATTTAATGGGCTCTCTCTTACCTGTTGATGGAGAATCACCAAAGTTTGCACAGCTCTATGTGTTTGACACTGCTCACGAAGTTGCAAATAGACTTTTACCATTTACAAAAGACTCCAAATCATCATCTCTAGATGAGAATATTGTTGTGGATCTTTTAAGAATGCTTGATGAAACGAACGAGCTTGCCAAATTATTCCGCAAAGCTAGAGACAAAACTCAAAATATTCACTCTGTTGATTATAAACTTCGCTTACTTGGAAAGCGAAACCATGATTCACGCCAATATGATGATCCTACATCAAATGACATTGGTGGATTAGTTGTCGGAGATATTGGAGATTTTTTCTCGGAACGAGATATAATTATTGAATGCTTTTCAGGTTCTTTAAAAAGGATCTCAAAATTACATCCAAAATTCATGGCATTACAGTATCCTCTTTTGTTTCCTTATGGTGAAGATGGCTACTCCTGtaatattatgtttgttgatcatggacatgaaaaaacaaggaaaaggtCAAGAGTTCCGATGCGAGCTTATTATGCTTACCTTATCAATGAAAGGCCTGGGTGCGATAATACCATCATTAAAGGAGGTCGTTTGTACCAACAATTCTTGGTCGATGCAtttgttaatgttgaagaaGATCGTCTTGATTATATCAGAGCTAATCAAAAAGATTTACGTACAGAAGTTTATAAAGGTATCCATGAAGCTGTGCTTAATGGGGATGTTGAAGGTTTCTCAGCTGGGAAAATCATTGTTCCATCTTCTTTAACTGGTAGCCCACGTTATATGATCAATAATTACCAGGATGCAATGGCTATTTGTAGAGCCTATGGAAATCCTGACCTGTTTATTACATTCACATGTAATGTTAATTGGCCGGAGATACGAAGGGAGCTTACAAAAGGTCGAATTTACAAGCATGAAGACAAGCCTGATATCATTACACGTGTTTTTAGATCGAAGGTTATTGATATGTTAGCCTTCATAAAATCAGGCAAGCCTTTTGGTCAGATAATTGCAG atgTTTGTgcaattgaatttcaaaagagGGGTTTGCCACACACTCATATATTGATTTGGCTACACTCGAATTTTAAATGTCGTACACCTGAAGATGTTGATTCCATTGTTTCAGCTGAAATCCCTAACAAATTTACAGATCCAAAATGCTATGAAATTGTTTCAAGATTCATGATACATGGTCCGTGTGGTCTTGCAAATCCAAAATCTCAGTGTATGAACGAGGGAATTTGCTCAAAAAGATtcccaaaaaaattcaagacacaAACTGTTTTTGATGATAATGGCTTTGTTTATTACAGACGTCGTGAtcttaaagataattttgttataaaaaatggCATTCAGCTCAATAACAGATATGTTGTTCCATATAATAGGGAACTCTTATTACGATACAATGCCcatataaatattgagatatgTTGTCAGTCAATGTTAATTAAGTATCTTTTTAAGTACGTAAGCAAGGGCTCTGACAGATGTAGAGTTGTTGTTGAAAAAGATCATGCTGATGAGATCCATGCGTATATGAATTGTCGTTTTATATGCCCATATGAAGCGGTCTGGCGTCTTCTACAATTTCCAATACATTCAAGATCACCTCCTGTTGAACGACTTCAAATCCATTTGCCATTGCATCAAAATGTAGTTTACTCAGGAAATGAAAGTCTACCATCAGTACTTCAAAAACCAGgtattgaaaaaacaatgctCACAGAATGGTTCACACGTAATAGAATTGATCATGAAGCACGTCAGCTTTACTACTCAGAATTTccacataaatatatttggGATCCTGGTAAAAAAGAATGGATTCCAAGATCAAAAGGTTTTAGTCTTGGTCGATTAACATATGTTCACCCTGCTTCAGGAGAGCTCTATTTTCTAAGACTACTCCTTAACCATGTAAGAGGAGCATTGAGCTTTGATTATCTAAAAAATGTTTCGGGTGTTGTGCATCCAACATTTCAACTTGCTTGCAAGACCTTGGGACTTTTAGGGGATGATAAAGAATGGGAAGACGTCTTTTGTGAGGCCATGGCTACTGCAACATCTCCTCAAATTAGGAATCTCTTTGTCAGTGTTGTTCTTTTCTGTGATGTTGCTGATCCAGAAGTTTTGTTCAATAAATTCTGGCGCTCAATGTATGATGATATTATCACCCGTTTCAAGTCCAGCTTTGCCATGCCTAATCTTAAATTATTCGATGATGAGCTTAAAAACTATGTTCTATATGAGCTTGAGCTTCTCTTCAATGTTGCTGGCACATCTCTTGAAAAACACAAGCTTCCAATGCCTGATGGGCGTTTATTGTCAGAAATAAAGAATAAACTTTTGAGAGAAGAGCTTAACTACGATATTGCAGATCTTATATGTCAGCATTCATCAGCTTTCCCACAACTCAATCAATGTCAGCTAAATGTTTATGATTGTGTTGTTAAATCTATCCTtgaaaaaagacaagaattaatttttgttcatgGCCATGGAGGAACTGGGAAAACATTTTTGTGGCATACAATAATTAATCGGTTGAGATCAGATGGTTTGATTGTCCTTGCTGTTGCATCATCGGGTATCGCATCACTTTTGCTTCCTGGTGGCCGCACAGCTCATTCAAGATTTAAGATCCCCCTTACTGTTTCTGATACTTCATCGTgcgagattaaaaaaaaaactgatcttgCACGACTTCTAGAAATGACCTCTCTAATTGTATGGGATGAGGCTCCAATGAATAATCGGTGTTGCTTTGAAGCATTGGACCGATCACTTCGTGATGTCCTGGCAAATGGTAACGACTTGCCCAATGATAAACCATTCGGTGGGAAATCAATTTTGTTAGGAGGAGATTTCAGACAGATTTTACCTGTTATTCCCGGAGGAACAAAGGAAGACATTGTTCATGCATCTCTTTGCAGCTCTGTTTTGTGGTCTAAATTTAAAGTTCTCACTCTTACAGAGAATATGAGGCTATCATCCAATGGACTTTCAAACGATCAAAAGAAAGAACTTGCTATTTTTGCCAACTGGATTCTTGCAATTGGTGATGGAACTCAACATGATGCTTTATTCCCTGATGATTCTGATGCATCCATGATTAAAATACCACAAGATCTTTTGCTTGAACCTGGATCTAACCCCATATTAGCAATTGTTTCAGCAGTGTATCCCTCTATTCGTGATATCAATATTGATCCATgctattttagagagagagcaATTGTAACTCCAAGAAATGCTACAGTTTTTGAAATCAACGATTTTATCTTGAACATGTTGCCAGGAATGAAGCGGATTTACCTAAGTACTGATATTGTTTGCAAAACATCGAGCGATGGTGATAATGCAGAGATTTTGTATCCCGTTGAATTTATCAATCAACTTGAGTTCAATGGAGTGCCATCCCACACAATTTCCTTGAGAATTGGCACACCAATAATGCTTTTACGCAATCTTAATTTATCAGCTGGTTTATGTAACGGAACAAGACTTATTGTTACGCAACTTGCTGAGAGGGTCATAGAAGCTCAAATAATAACAGGGTCTTTTATTGGCAATCGTGTATTTATTCCAAGGATTGTTTTTCCAATAAATGATCCAAAATGTCCATTCACAATTAAACGAAGACAATTTCCTATAAGACCGTGTTATGCtatgacaataaataaaagtcaAGGACAATCGTTGAAAGTCGTTGGGGTTTTTCTCAAGGATCAAGTTTTCACTCATGGACAATTGTATGTTGCTCTTTCACGAGTTACATCAAGACACGGACTAAAGATTGTCACATGCGATGCTGAAGGAAATCATTCAATCTATGTGAAAAACATTGTGTATAAAGATGTTCTTCGCTCTCTATCAGTGTCTTGA
- the LOC133669016 gene encoding uncharacterized protein LOC133669016, translated as MALPIKQIKKYNFYPSLRARACRVWIAKFNGQPSSFNCVFVDNQGGAIQALAKTRDLPTFAATIIEGNHYEIKGFYTYENRVVNTVAAHDAVIDLKSNTKITGIEAITPHVPRYYFNFIDYAHILTKSKGSRILTDVLGRLKALQPLEQVMVRGQTLENKREFMLENIRGEELRITLWGDSARDFDELALHNLPSPVIIAFAGFRVIEFKGKPNLNSTAASLWYFNPDIPECLAYKHL; from the exons ATGGCTCTACCTATAAAAcagattaaaaaatacaacttcTACCCTTCATTACGAGCTAGGGCCTGTCGAGTTTGGATTGCTAAATTTAATGGTCAGCCAAGCagttttaattgtgtttttgttgACAATCAG ggtGGAGCTATTCAAGCTTTAGCTAAAACAAGGGATCTCCCAACATTTGCAGCAACAATTATTGAAGGAAATCACTATGAAATCAAAGGATTCTATACTTATGAAAACAGAGTAGTAAACACAGTTGCTGCCCATGATGCTGTAATTGATCTCAAATCTAACACAAAAATTACAGGCATTGAAGCTATTACACCTCATGTTCCTAGATACTACTTCAATTTTATTGACTATGCACATATTCTGACCAAGTCAAAAGGCTCCAGAATTCTTACAG ATGTCCTTGGAAGACTTAAAGCATTGCAGCCACTTGAACAAGTTATGGTTCGTGGACAGACGCTCGAAAATAAGAGAGAATTCATGCTTGAGAACATTCG TGGTGAGGAGCTTCGCATAACTCTTTGGGGTGATAGTGCCAGAGATTTTGATGAACTCGCTCTTCATAACCTACCATCTCCGGTTATCATTGCGTTTGCTGGATTTCGTGTCATAGAATTTAAGG GAAAACCAAATCTTAACAGTACAGCTGCCTCTCTTTGGTACTTCAATCCGGACATACCAGAATGCTTAGCATATAAACATTTGTAA
- the LOC133668979 gene encoding uncharacterized protein LOC133668979 isoform X2: MNPYEHKHLRFTCQASIVDFDFPNGWWYPSCPKCNKKLSGGEQNYTCMDHDAITSLPVPWFRLECIVTDGEDVTNFLLFGKTAENFFGSSAHHYVYDKKFIDPSVLPPAMAAKLNKSMIFQLRFGAFRSITNRCEVIITNIFDDTTNKSIHPLETPTPEPKSSATSKTSTPLSSMKQVLIAPSTPQNTVTQLSIAPNSLETPPQNISPNKETSINSEARRALDFEAATQQLSPEDEHEKAIEVQGNLGNIATSDTFDHSLPPSKKQRTTSSSSSKEN; encoded by the exons ATGAATCCTTATGAGCACaag CATCTAAGATTCACCTGTCAAGCTTCGATTGTTGACTTTGATTTCCCCAATGGCTGGTGGTATCCAAGCTGTCCAAAATGCAACAAAAAACTTAGTGGGGGCGAACAAAATTACACGTGCATGGATCATGATGCTATCACCTCTCTTCCAGTTCCATG gTTTCGCTTAGAATGCATTGTTACCGATGGAGAAGATGTCACTAATTTTCTTCTATTTGGGAAAACTGCGGAGAACTTTTTTGGATCATCAGCCCACCATTATGtctatgataaaaaatttattgatccCTCAGTTCTTCCTCCTGCCATGGCAGCAAAGTTGAACAAAAGCATGATTTTTCAGCTTCGATTTGGTGCTTTCAGATCCATCACCAACAGATGTGAGGTTatcattactaatatttttGACGACACCACAAATAAGAGCATCCATCCTTTAGAAACACCAACTCCAGAACCTAAATCATCTGCTACATCCAAGACATCTACTCCATTAAGCTCTATGAAACAGGTTCTCATAGCTCCATCAACTCCACAAAATACTGTCACACAACTCAGCATTGCTCCTAATTCCTTGGAGACACCACCTCAGAACATATCACCAAACAAGGAAACAAGCATAAACAGTGAAGCACGACGTGCACTTGATTTTGAAGCTGCAACACAACAACTTAG TCCTGAAGATGAGCATGAAAAAGCAATTGAAGTCCAAGGAAACTTGGGAAACATAGCTACATCCGACACATTTGATCACTCACTTCCACCTTCGAAAAAACAACGGACAACATCCTCATCATCTTCAAAG GAAAACTAG